A part of Cryptococcus neoformans var. grubii H99 chromosome 6, complete sequence genomic DNA contains:
- a CDS encoding alcohol dehydrogenase, propanol-preferring, with amino-acid sequence MTTLQGVSIPKTQTAAVVPSVGGAIEIDTQAKVIQANELKSGQCLVKITHTGVCHTDLHAKQGDWPIPPMNPLIGGHEGVGHIVAIGANTVNSPVKLGDRVGIKWLANSCLTCEACRRGFEMNCDHAELSGYTVDGTFAEYVVSFVNHVTPIPPSLDSAGAASILCAGVTSYKALKVSNTKVGDWVALPGAGGGLGHLAVQYAKAMGLKVVAIDTGAAKEKLVKSLGADAWVDFKTTKDLVADVKAATGGQGPAAAIVTASHKTGYSQAIDYLKPSGTLVAVGLPNAEMGANVFWTVFKSIRIQGSYVGNRQDAIESLQLVEDGKVKVIFEQKPLADLKAVYEGLEEGKIAGRIVLQVAKE; translated from the exons ATGACCACTCTTCAAGGCGTTTCCATCCCTAAGACTCAAACCGCTGCCGTCGTCCCCTCTGTCGGCGGTGCCATCGAGATCGACACCCAGGCCAAGGTCATTCAGGCCAACGAACTGAAATCCGGCCAATGTCTCGTCAAAATCACCCACACCGGTGTCTGCCACACCGACTTGCACGCCAAGCAGGGTGACTGGCCAATTCCCCCCATGAATCCTTTGATTGGTGGTCACGAAG GTGTCGGTCACATTGTTGCCATTGGTGCTAACACTGTCAATTCCCCCGTGAAGCTCGGTGACCGAGTCGGTATCAAGTGGCTCGCCAACTCTTGTCTCACCTGTGAGGCTTGCCGACGAGGCTTCGAGATGA ACTGTGACCATGCCGAGCTCTCTGGCTACACAGTTGATGGTACCTTTGCCGAATACGTCGTCTCTTTCGTCAACCACGTTACCCCCATCCCCCCTTCCCTTGATTCTGCTGGTGCTGCCTCTATCCTCTGTGCTGGTGTCACATCTTATAAGGCTCTCAAGGTTTCCAACACAAAGGTCGGTGATTGGGTTGCCCTTCCCGGTGCTGGTGGCGGTCTCGGTCACCTTGCTGTCCAGTACGCCAAGGCCATGGGTCTCAAGGTCGTTGCCATCGACACTGGGGCTGCCAAGGAGAAGCTGGTCAAGTCTCTCGGCGCCGATGCTTGGGTTGATTTTAAGACCACCAAAGACCTCGTTGCCGACGTCAAGGCTGCCACTGGGGGTCAAGGCCCAGCCGCTGCTATTGTGACTGCTTCCCACAAGACTGGTTACTCTCAGGCTATCGACTACCTAAAACCCTCTGGTACTTTGGTCGCTGTCGGTCTCCCCAACGCCGAGATGGGTGCCAACGTCTTCTGGACTGTCTTCAAGAGCATCCGAATCCAGGGTTCTTACGTCGGTAACCGACAAGACGCCATTGAATCCCTCCAGCTTGtcgaggatggaaaggttAAGGTCATCTTTGAGCAGAAGCCTCTTGCCGACCTTAAGGC CGTCTACGAGGGTCTcgaagaaggcaagattGCCGGCCGAATCGTCCTCCAGGTCGCCAAGGAGTAA